The following proteins are encoded in a genomic region of Triticum dicoccoides isolate Atlit2015 ecotype Zavitan chromosome 1B, WEW_v2.0, whole genome shotgun sequence:
- the LOC119302572 gene encoding uclacyanin 1-like, with protein sequence MATLAALALLLCISMTSMDGCAAAQYKVGGPDAWGVPPSSKPDVYVRWAKSVPVKLGDALFFLYPPSQDSAVQLTAKAFAACDVSDQLLKLEDGNSIFNLTKPGRAYFSSATPGRCRKGQKFKLR encoded by the coding sequence ATGGCGACTCTAGCGGCTCTGGCGCTGCTGCTGTGCATCTCCATGACCTCCATGGACGGGTGCGCCGCCGCTCAGTACAAGGTGGGCGGGCCGGACGCGTGGGGGGTGCCGCCGTCCAGCAAGCCGGACGTGTACGTGCGGTGGGCCAAGTCCGTCCCCGTCAAGCTCGGcgacgccctcttcttcctctacccGCCTAGCCAGGACAGCGCCGTGCAGCTCACCGCCAAGGCCTTCGCCGCCTGTGACGTGTCCGACCAGCTGCTCAAGCTGGAGGACGGCAACTCCATCTTCAACCTCACCAAGCCCGGGCGGGCCTACTTCAGCAGCGCCACCCCGGGGCGCTGCCGCAAGGGCCAGAAGTTCAAGCTGCGATGA
- the LOC119323025 gene encoding uncharacterized protein LOC119323025: MEAPSGEITSDKAAGLTNGLVDSSETTDDVHLPGFLSAAMVQDVGSYSKDPVSTHSTTTRSSVYFLDVDWSGSLKFLFIENPTKNYPWTGHVVKPFKPFDLDAMHKCAARLIINAFPVEVEEFLEGYQVEPGMIRPFKAARKQGTPSRHSPPYRSSRTEAPCKDTGGWLLRLRPHFPWELWGLWL, translated from the exons ATGGAGGCACCATCTGGTGAGATCACCTCTG ACAAGGCGGCCGGCCTCACCAACGGCCTTGTGGATTCATCAGAGACAACGGATGATGTCCACCTCCCTGGGTTCCTCTCAGCAG CAATGGTTCAAGATGTTGGTTCTTACTCCAAAGATCCTGTTAGCACACATTCAACCACAACCCGATCGTCGGTGTATTTTCTTGATGTGGATTGGA GTGGTTCCTTGAAGTTTTTGTTTATTGAGAACCCAACTAAGAATTACCCATGGACTGGACATGTTGTTAAACCTTTCAAGCCATTTG ATTTAGACGCTATGCACAAGTGTGCTGCTCGGCTTATTATCAATGCCTTTCCTGTTGAGGTTGAGGAGTTCTTGGAAggt TATCAAGTAGAGCCAGGCATGATTCGTCCATTTAAGGCTGCGCGGAAGCAAGGGACACCATCTCGCCATTCGCCGCCCTACCGCTCGTCGCGCACAGAAGCACCGTGCAAAGATACAGGGGGGTGGCTTTTACGACTCAGGCCCCATTTCCCATGGGAGTTATGGGGCTTATGGCTTTGA